From the genome of Vibrio spartinae:
TCGCCAACGCATTTTGGATCGACACCATCAACATACAAATTCCCAGCGGGCCAAGACTGATCGGGACAAAGATCAGATGCCATTGGAGTAATTGTTGAATCATCGCCGCATCGGACATCCACACCACAATCGAACCCGCCAGAAAAAAGACCAATACCGCAAGTACCGTCTGAAAAATCAGCACAAATCTCACCGCAATCCCGACCAAATGACGAATCTCGGTAATTTTTCGCTCACCAAGCATTCTGGCAACCATTGGCGGCATTGCCATCGTGAGTGCCAATACAGCCACCAGTGAGAAAAATTCAAACCGTGACCCCACCGCCCATGCGGCAACGGGTTCATTGCCGAATGAAGCCAGTATATGGGTTGCCATCATCGAAGAAATTGGCGGAAGTAACTGACTCACCGTTGCCGGTCCCATCACCTGTAAAATCGACTTCACACTGGCCCGGATATCCAACCCTTCCCATTGAAATGACATCCAGTGACGGGACAACACTTTCACCGCAACCACGGCAATGCCAATCCCAAACGCACAGCTCGTTGCCCACGCTGCGCCATTTATCCCTAAATCGAACGAGAAAATGAAAATCGGGTCCAGAATCAAGTTGACCAAACTGGTGATCATCATCATCGTGCCGGGGAGGATCGTATTACCATTGGCACGGCAGATACTATACAAGAAGTACAACACGGCACCGGTCCAGGCACTGATCAGCCAGACACTCCAATATTGATCGATAATGGGAAATACTTCCGGTGTCGCGCCCAGTAATGCCAGAATCGGATGGCGTAGTAGATAGATCAGCACTGTTAGCACTGCCACACTGATACTGCCGATAGTCAATATCAGACCACCCAACTGTTTTGCATCTTGCTGCTTACCGGCTCCGAGTACACGGGCAATCACAGATGTGGTCGCAATGCCCAGCCCGACCTGCAAACCAATGATGACCATTTGCATCGGTAGTGTGAACCCTTGAGCGGCCAGCGGCAAAATGCCCAATTGTGCGATAAAAATACTGTCAACCAACTGGAATCCCATCAGAGAAAGAACACCAAAGACCATTGGCCAGGTCATTTTGAAAAGCTGGCGACCCAGTGATTGCGGAACATTTACAGTTTTCTGCATAAAAATAAAAACTCTTCTCTCGTCAGATAAAATCAAACATCATCGACACTCTGCCCACCGAACATCAGCACGGGACAAGCATGGTATTCGACTTCACGAATTGTGCTCATCTTGACGCTGTCGGGCTAAAAGGAACGCTAGTCTACTGACTCTATGATGATTATCAAAGTACTCTTTCCCCGGTCACCATGATTTCATGATTCGGTTACATTTCACCATAAACTGTTGATTATTTGTCCAATCAGATACTAATCAGCGCTAAGTCACTAAAAATGCAAACAATTACATCTACACTGAATAAAAAAAGGAAGGCGTGAGGGAATCATGGCAATCGAACGACTACAAACACATCAGCTTTATCATGTTGCCAAGCTGGAAAAATTGTCCAGTAAGTCTACAAAAGATTTACCCCCTATCGATGAGATCGTTGGGCAAGAACGGGCACAAAAAGCGGTTGAATTCGCCATGTCGATCAAAGAGAAGGGATACAATATTTACGCCATCGGCAGAAACGGACTCGGTAAACGGACGATGGTTCTACGCTATCTTAACCGTCACCGACACGAGCTGGATGCCCTGTTCGATTGGTGCTACGTCGCTAATTTTACCGAAAGTCGCACGCCGAAAGTCTTAAAACTGCCACGCGGGCTCGGCAATCAGTTGCGTCAGGATATCGAAAAGCTGCTCGAAAAACTGGTGGGGGCGATTCCACTGGCATTCGATAATGAGCTGTATATCGGCCGGGCGGAACAGCTCAAAAATCAGCTCGCCACCAAACAGCAAACCGAGTTAGAGCAAATCACCAAAGACGCGAAGGAAAAAGGTGTCAGTCTGACGATTACTTCGCAAGGCGATTACCAGTTTATTGCCATGAATGGCGATGAGATGCACACCGAATCCACATTTGAGGCATTAACGAAAGAGGAACAGACTTATTTCGGAGAAACAATTGACGAACTGGAAATCAAACTGCGGAATATGGTTCGCCAACTCTCAGAGTGGGAAGAAAGTTACAACGAAAAAATCAAAAAGCTCAATGATGGCGTCACCGGTGAAGTGCTCAATCACTTTATCAAAAAACTCAAAAAAAATTATTCGGGTTATCCGGAAATCAAAACCCATCTTGAAGATCTGCGCAAAGATATTATCGATAATGTCGATATCTTTCTTGAAGAAAGTGGCGAACAAGGCGAGATCGCGGCAGCCGCGCTGGACAAAAAATTACCGCGTCGCTACAAAGTGAATGTATTGGTCAGTCATCCGGAAGATTGCTTCCCGATCGTGGTTGAAGAGAATCCGAATTATCACTCGCTGTTCGGCTATATTGAAAACGCTACCTATAAAGGAACCGTATTCACCGATTTTTCACTGATTCGCTCAGGGAGTTTACACCGTGCCAATGGCGGCGTTCTGCTCATGGACGCAATTAAGGTGTTGGAACGTCCCTACGTCTGGGACGGCTTGAAGCGTGCCCTGCGTTCACGTCAGATCAGCATGACGTCGCTGGAGAGAGAAGTCACGTTAAGTGGTGCGATTTCGTTGGATCCTGAACCCATTCCACTGAATGTGAAAATCATTCTGTTCGGAGATTATCGAACCTACCAACTGCTGACGAATTATGATCCTGAGTTCGGTGAGCTCT
Proteins encoded in this window:
- a CDS encoding Lon protease family protein; protein product: MAIERLQTHQLYHVAKLEKLSSKSTKDLPPIDEIVGQERAQKAVEFAMSIKEKGYNIYAIGRNGLGKRTMVLRYLNRHRHELDALFDWCYVANFTESRTPKVLKLPRGLGNQLRQDIEKLLEKLVGAIPLAFDNELYIGRAEQLKNQLATKQQTELEQITKDAKEKGVSLTITSQGDYQFIAMNGDEMHTESTFEALTKEEQTYFGETIDELEIKLRNMVRQLSEWEESYNEKIKKLNDGVTGEVLNHFIKKLKKNYSGYPEIKTHLEDLRKDIIDNVDIFLEESGEQGEIAAAALDKKLPRRYKVNVLVSHPEDCFPIVVEENPNYHSLFGYIENATYKGTVFTDFSLIRSGSLHRANGGVLLMDAIKVLERPYVWDGLKRALRSRQISMTSLEREVTLSGAISLDPEPIPLNVKIILFGDYRTYQLLTNYDPEFGELFRVTADFEDEMLRNADSELQYARFISSFVHDNNLLHCDRKAMGRIIEHSSRIAGDQNKLSLHSAHIANLLRESNYVAKQANSNMIRQGHVDAALHNQELRVNRIQHNVMEGFLNGTTLMQTEGHAIGQVNALSVLSTTDHMFGVPNRITATTCYGEGDIIDIERSVDLGGSIHSKGVMILTAYLHSVLGKNAKLPLTTTLTFEQSYGGVDGDSASMAEFCAILSAFSKQPNRQDIAITGSMNQFGESQPIGGVNEKIEGFFDVCTIKGRHPQQGVIIPRSNVHNLMLRHDIVNAIEKQEFHIWAINHVTDAIEIFTGKPAGIATEDASYPINSIFGIAQAKLNAMRK
- a CDS encoding MATE family efflux transporter, yielding MQKTVNVPQSLGRQLFKMTWPMVFGVLSLMGFQLVDSIFIAQLGILPLAAQGFTLPMQMVIIGLQVGLGIATTSVIARVLGAGKQQDAKQLGGLILTIGSISVAVLTVLIYLLRHPILALLGATPEVFPIIDQYWSVWLISAWTGAVLYFLYSICRANGNTILPGTMMMITSLVNLILDPIFIFSFDLGINGAAWATSCAFGIGIAVVAVKVLSRHWMSFQWEGLDIRASVKSILQVMGPATVSQLLPPISSMMATHILASFGNEPVAAWAVGSRFEFFSLVAVLALTMAMPPMVARMLGERKITEIRHLVGIAVRFVLIFQTVLAVLVFFLAGSIVVWMSDAAMIQQLLQWHLIFVPISLGPLGICMLMVSIQNALAKSYTALVISALRLFVFFLPCLWIGAQIAELKGIYLGSMIGNILAGLCAWLIYRRTIRQIGQAVSSD